Proteins from a genomic interval of Clostridium sp. AN503:
- a CDS encoding phage tail tube protein, translated as MQTMNAKDAVSASLAECFVTIDGNRYNFMQAINLEASMEKTKSEVPILGKTGKGNKTTGWKGSGSATFHYNTSIFRQLLYRYKETGEDVYFDIQVTNEDPTSSVGRQTIILKDCNVDGGILAKFDADAEYLDEDLDFTFEDWEIPETFKALQGML; from the coding sequence ATGCAGACAATGAATGCGAAAGACGCGGTGAGCGCCTCCCTGGCGGAATGCTTTGTGACGATCGATGGCAACCGGTATAATTTTATGCAGGCCATCAACCTGGAGGCCAGTATGGAAAAGACGAAGTCAGAGGTCCCGATCCTTGGGAAGACTGGGAAGGGGAACAAGACTACGGGATGGAAAGGGAGCGGATCAGCGACCTTTCACTACAATACCAGCATTTTCCGGCAGCTTCTGTACCGGTATAAGGAGACTGGGGAGGATGTGTATTTTGATATCCAGGTGACTAATGAGGACCCGACCTCCAGTGTGGGGCGTCAGACGATAATCCTGAAAGACTGTAATGTAGATGGAGGGATCCTGGCGAAGTTTGATGCAGATGCAGAGTATCTGGATGAGGACCTGGACTTTACTTTTGAGGACTGGGAGATCCCGGAAACATTTAAGGCACTGCAGGGAATGCTGTAA
- a CDS encoding phage tail sheath family protein codes for MSTAMAAEGAVKGAVAMPMELDWGLEQEVVKITREEFEKDSLLTLGYPRTAAKMLPFREMFRNASTVYVYRVNSGGSKASNDYAEARYSGARGNAVRLVIQKNVEDENLFDVKTMMETMVVDTQTVTASSELKDNGFVVFKKEAALTETAGTPLAGGEDGTVAGEAYQNFLDAAEQKTVNVIGCPVKDESTVNLFVAYAKRLRDELGIKIQVVAYRASNADYEGVISVENRAAQLEPGLVYWVAGASAACAVNKSNTNKVYDGEYTVSVAYTQTQLSDGIKAGKFLLHQVGDEVRVLRDINTLVTFTEEKNADFADNQTIRVLDTIGNGIASLFAERFMGQVPNDASGRVSLWNEMVTFYKSLAAQRAIEAVDSERITVAAGESRRSVVVSAPVQPISCMDQLYMTVVIE; via the coding sequence ATGAGCACGGCAATGGCGGCAGAGGGTGCCGTAAAGGGCGCTGTGGCAATGCCGATGGAATTGGACTGGGGACTGGAACAGGAGGTCGTGAAGATCACAAGGGAAGAGTTTGAGAAAGACAGCCTTCTGACCCTGGGATATCCCAGGACAGCGGCAAAAATGCTTCCTTTCCGGGAGATGTTCCGGAATGCGAGTACCGTATATGTGTACCGTGTTAACAGCGGAGGCTCTAAGGCATCCAATGATTATGCTGAGGCAAGGTACAGCGGAGCGCGTGGGAATGCGGTCAGGCTGGTCATTCAGAAAAATGTGGAGGATGAGAACCTGTTTGATGTGAAGACCATGATGGAGACAATGGTCGTAGACACTCAGACTGTAACTGCGTCATCGGAGTTGAAGGATAATGGTTTTGTTGTGTTCAAGAAGGAGGCCGCGCTTACAGAGACTGCAGGGACACCGCTTGCCGGAGGCGAAGATGGGACCGTGGCAGGGGAGGCGTATCAGAACTTCCTGGATGCGGCAGAACAGAAGACCGTAAATGTCATTGGCTGTCCGGTCAAGGATGAATCAACGGTGAACCTGTTTGTTGCGTATGCAAAGCGGCTCCGTGATGAACTGGGGATTAAGATCCAGGTGGTCGCATACCGGGCATCTAATGCGGACTATGAGGGCGTTATTTCTGTAGAAAACCGTGCTGCCCAGCTGGAGCCGGGACTGGTTTACTGGGTAGCCGGGGCCTCGGCGGCCTGTGCAGTGAATAAGTCGAACACGAACAAGGTTTATGACGGTGAGTATACAGTCAGCGTCGCATATACCCAGACCCAGCTTTCAGATGGGATCAAGGCGGGGAAATTCCTGCTCCACCAGGTGGGGGATGAGGTGCGTGTGCTGCGGGACATCAATACCCTGGTCACGTTCACTGAGGAAAAGAACGCGGACTTCGCGGACAACCAGACCATCCGTGTGCTGGATACGATCGGGAATGGGATCGCATCCCTGTTTGCGGAGCGTTTTATGGGACAGGTACCAAACGACGCTTCCGGGCGGGTCAGCTTATGGAATGAGATGGTGACCTTTTATAAATCCCTGGCGGCGCAGCGGGCGATCGAGGCGGTAGATTCGGAGCGGATCACGGTGGCGGCGGGTGAGAGCCGTCGCTCTGTTGTGGTGAGCGCCCCGGTGCAGCCGATCAGCTGCATGGACCAGCTTTACATGACCGTTGTGATTGAATAG
- a CDS encoding DUF6838 family protein gives MVNEIMDAVTRRLGVLFGDEAAIYTDRVEQGLVEPCFFVSVLEPSRKPMLGRRSYQETNFCIQYIPEESKADKSRELNQVTDTLFDGMEYIILANGDMLRGTGRSFRIEDGILNFFVSYNMYLMAPAEAVDAMGELKWKGGAGVGSEKKQ, from the coding sequence ATGGTGAATGAGATCATGGACGCGGTCACAAGGCGCTTAGGTGTGCTGTTTGGTGATGAAGCGGCCATTTATACGGATCGGGTGGAGCAGGGGCTTGTGGAACCCTGTTTTTTTGTCTCTGTCCTGGAGCCATCCCGGAAACCGATGCTGGGACGGAGATCTTATCAGGAGACCAACTTCTGCATCCAGTACATCCCGGAGGAGAGCAAAGCGGATAAAAGCCGTGAGCTTAACCAGGTGACGGATACTTTGTTTGACGGGATGGAGTACATCATCCTGGCAAACGGGGATATGCTGCGGGGAACAGGGAGGAGCTTCCGGATCGAGGACGGGATCCTGAATTTTTTTGTCAGTTATAACATGTACCTGATGGCTCCTGCGGAGGCAGTGGACGCCATGGGGGAGCTGAAATGGAAAGGAGGTGCAGGCGTTGGCAGTGAAAAGAAGCAGTAG
- a CDS encoding HK97 gp10 family phage protein: protein MAKGGSFDFREVRKLQKQIEAIEKGKDAFCRECARELAARLLQKIVKRTPTGEKPDYLTKAPKIVKAKGSGGKSSAFLSREGAILQKYWSGYVGGTLKRSWTVGDIQKTGDGYQVEIFNPTEYASYVEYGHRQEPGRYVPALGRRLKKGWVPGKLMMTISEKEIEKATPKLLEKKLEEYLRRCLDGE, encoded by the coding sequence ATGGCAAAGGGCGGCAGTTTTGATTTCCGGGAGGTAAGGAAGCTGCAGAAGCAGATCGAGGCGATCGAGAAGGGAAAGGATGCATTCTGCAGGGAGTGCGCTAGGGAATTGGCGGCGCGGCTGTTACAGAAGATAGTGAAGCGAACACCGACAGGTGAAAAACCGGATTATCTAACTAAGGCACCCAAAATTGTGAAGGCAAAAGGAAGTGGTGGAAAATCAAGTGCTTTCCTTTCAAGGGAGGGCGCAATCCTGCAAAAATACTGGTCCGGATATGTTGGCGGGACCTTGAAGCGGAGTTGGACTGTAGGCGATATTCAGAAGACAGGGGACGGCTATCAGGTTGAGATTTTCAATCCGACCGAGTACGCTTCCTATGTGGAATATGGCCATCGTCAGGAACCTGGCAGATATGTCCCGGCACTTGGAAGGCGGCTCAAGAAGGGATGGGTTCCCGGAAAGCTTATGATGACCATCTCGGAAAAGGAGATAGAGAAGGCCACGCCAAAGCTCCTGGAGAAAAAGCTGGAGGAGTATTTAAGGAGGTGCCTGGATGGTGAATGA
- a CDS encoding phage head-tail connector protein: protein MEHGKLELGKLKGLLGIPEEDASQDVPLRFILDDVEETVKNYCNLDAVPEGLINTAYRMAVDLYRYDRPGGEGAPVMVASISEGDTSTGFVNAAEALGGGILKDYQGQLNRYRRLVW, encoded by the coding sequence ATGGAGCATGGGAAGTTGGAGCTGGGGAAACTGAAAGGGCTGCTGGGGATCCCGGAGGAAGACGCCTCCCAGGACGTCCCCCTGCGGTTTATCCTGGATGATGTGGAAGAAACAGTGAAGAATTACTGCAACCTGGATGCCGTGCCGGAGGGACTCATCAACACAGCATACCGGATGGCAGTGGACTTATACCGGTATGACCGGCCGGGAGGGGAGGGGGCGCCTGTCATGGTGGCCTCCATCTCGGAAGGGGACACGTCCACCGGGTTTGTGAATGCAGCGGAGGCGTTGGGCGGCGGCATCCTGAAGGACTATCAGGGGCAGCTCAACCGGTATAGAAGGCTGGTGTGGTAG
- a CDS encoding phage coat protein, translated as MAKFNEKTFNPEAFGRYVDRIPKTKRNELIKSRALKGNEQIRQAFSSQTGTAYATLPMKGLLEGAPLNYDGKTDITSERTTTFERSVVVWGRSKAWTEDDFSTDITGGTDFMDNVAAQVSGWWDDVYQDVLLSVLKGIFAMTGAKNLEFVNGHTYDITAVAGEDKDGNPLSCVGPTTLNTAIQKASGDNKSKFTIAIMHSTTATNLENLRLLSYMKYTDADGIQRDLAIGTWNGRAVIVDDSMPVEHVDAVEESGTAGTEGYVPAAAAYDKFTTYVLGDGAIDFEKIGAEVPNEMQRDPKTNGGETTLYTRDRACYAPYGISYTKKRQASLSPTNEELANGENWTLVNNGGTGAGLKVIDHKAIPIARIISRG; from the coding sequence ATGGCAAAATTTAATGAAAAGACATTTAACCCGGAGGCGTTCGGCAGATATGTGGACCGGATCCCGAAGACAAAGCGGAATGAGCTGATCAAGTCCAGGGCCTTAAAGGGCAATGAACAGATCCGGCAGGCGTTCAGCTCCCAGACCGGCACGGCGTATGCGACCCTGCCGATGAAGGGGCTTCTGGAGGGTGCGCCGCTCAACTATGACGGCAAGACGGATATCACCTCCGAGAGGACGACCACCTTTGAGCGCAGCGTGGTGGTGTGGGGCAGATCGAAGGCCTGGACAGAGGATGATTTCTCCACGGACATCACCGGCGGTACAGATTTCATGGACAACGTGGCGGCGCAGGTGTCCGGCTGGTGGGATGACGTGTACCAGGATGTGCTCCTGTCGGTTCTGAAAGGCATCTTTGCAATGACCGGGGCAAAGAACCTGGAGTTTGTAAACGGGCACACTTATGACATCACGGCAGTGGCCGGTGAGGACAAGGACGGGAACCCGCTAAGCTGCGTAGGGCCGACTACCCTGAACACCGCGATCCAGAAGGCGTCCGGCGACAATAAATCGAAGTTCACCATTGCGATCATGCATTCCACCACGGCGACTAACCTGGAGAACCTGCGGCTGCTGTCCTATATGAAGTATACGGATGCAGACGGGATCCAGCGCGACCTTGCGATCGGCACCTGGAATGGCCGGGCGGTGATCGTGGATGATTCCATGCCGGTGGAGCATGTGGATGCGGTGGAGGAGAGCGGCACTGCAGGGACGGAAGGCTATGTGCCTGCGGCTGCGGCCTATGATAAGTTCACCACCTACGTGCTGGGAGACGGCGCCATCGATTTTGAGAAGATCGGTGCGGAGGTACCCAATGAGATGCAGCGCGACCCGAAGACCAACGGCGGGGAGACGACCCTGTATACCAGGGACCGCGCCTGTTATGCACCGTATGGGATCTCCTATACGAAGAAGCGCCAGGCATCCCTTTCCCCGACCAATGAAGAGCTGGCAAACGGTGAGAACTGGACGCTGGTGAACAATGGCGGAACCGGGGCGGGGCTCAAGGTGATCGACCATAAGGCCATCCCGATCGCGCGGATCATTTCCAGGGGGTAA
- a CDS encoding phage scaffolding protein has protein sequence MMQRKFLENLGLEKEAIDKILDENSADIGKAKTDYDALKQERDTLAGQVTERDGQLENLKKSAGDNEALMKQIADLQADNLAAKQQYEADMKELKLSTAIKLALGDTAQDADLVMGLFDKSKLILSEDGKVTGLEEQLKTLKKEKAFLFKEEKTQQTQIKGGKPAEGKGTPPEDKKPSEMTYSEMCKYLEANPGAAIE, from the coding sequence ATGATGCAGAGAAAGTTTTTAGAGAACCTGGGCCTGGAGAAAGAGGCGATCGACAAGATCCTGGATGAGAACTCCGCGGATATCGGCAAAGCCAAGACAGACTACGATGCACTTAAACAGGAGCGGGACACCCTGGCAGGGCAGGTAACAGAGCGGGACGGACAGCTTGAGAACCTCAAGAAGTCAGCCGGTGACAATGAAGCGCTGATGAAGCAGATCGCGGACCTGCAGGCGGATAACCTTGCGGCAAAGCAGCAGTACGAGGCGGATATGAAGGAGCTGAAGCTCTCCACGGCGATCAAGCTGGCTTTGGGAGACACGGCACAGGATGCGGACCTGGTAATGGGGCTGTTTGACAAGAGCAAGCTGATCCTGTCGGAGGACGGGAAGGTCACCGGCCTGGAGGAGCAGCTGAAAACCCTTAAGAAAGAAAAAGCATTCCTGTTCAAGGAGGAGAAAACACAGCAGACCCAGATCAAAGGCGGGAAGCCGGCAGAGGGGAAGGGGACCCCGCCGGAGGATAAGAAACCGTCTGAAATGACCTACAGTGAGATGTGCAAATACCTGGAGGCAAATCCGGGCGCAGCGATTGAGTAA
- a CDS encoding minor capsid protein: MAKKNPDYWKGRMAALEDDQYRKGAGYYKDVQEQFRRASNSIQLDIERWYMRLAENNDISYAAAKRLLKKGELEEFKWDVQQYIKAGEENAIDRRWMKELENASARHHISYLEAMKLQAQQHAELLSAEFEGGMTDFLHKSYADGFYHTAYEIAKGTGVGTNLARLDDKRIDAVIKRPWAQDGASFSDRIWTNRQKLVNSLHTELTQNIIRGESPQKAIDSLARTMDVSRAQAGRLIMTESAAIASAAQKDTLKELGMEQYEILATLDGKTSEICREMDGKVFDMKDYEVGVTAPPFHPNCRSTTVPYFDDEFTDGEERAARNEETGETYYVPANMKYREWEKKFVGMNNDSGKMASISGLNWNDTKPRFLSEAEKKELLEYASEHDIKVFNLKQFDGDPDILKEQIDSLDKMKTDFPEYMPKKLTVSFSDKMNDDDFADTRGGTITFNTKALRDRMVTERNMQNSGIFASKNTRDIAIHESGHLIASVKGERGLELARKAYYNIYKEEVTIDETLLYLSENVSQYSITYHGSREDQEYRFNAKRFKEIIPEVLAKNSADDTDFTREFLRLLKGEVK, translated from the coding sequence ATGGCAAAGAAGAATCCTGATTACTGGAAAGGGCGGATGGCAGCCCTGGAGGATGACCAGTACCGGAAGGGGGCAGGGTATTATAAAGATGTCCAGGAGCAGTTCCGGCGGGCCTCAAACAGTATCCAGCTGGATATTGAGCGGTGGTACATGCGGCTGGCGGAAAACAACGATATCAGCTATGCGGCAGCCAAGCGGCTGCTGAAGAAGGGCGAACTGGAGGAGTTTAAATGGGACGTCCAGCAGTACATAAAAGCCGGGGAGGAAAATGCCATTGACCGGCGCTGGATGAAGGAGCTTGAGAATGCGTCCGCCAGGCATCATATCTCATACCTGGAAGCCATGAAGCTCCAGGCCCAGCAGCACGCGGAGCTTCTGTCCGCAGAGTTTGAGGGCGGCATGACGGATTTCCTGCACAAGTCTTATGCGGATGGCTTTTACCATACGGCATACGAGATAGCAAAGGGGACTGGCGTTGGCACAAACCTGGCGCGTCTGGATGATAAGCGCATCGATGCGGTCATCAAGAGGCCATGGGCGCAGGACGGGGCCAGTTTCTCGGACCGGATCTGGACCAACAGGCAGAAGCTGGTGAACAGCCTCCACACGGAGCTGACGCAGAACATCATCCGAGGGGAATCGCCGCAGAAGGCTATTGACAGCCTGGCAAGGACCATGGATGTCAGCCGTGCGCAGGCGGGGAGGTTGATCATGACGGAATCGGCAGCGATCGCTTCAGCGGCCCAGAAGGACACCTTAAAGGAGCTGGGGATGGAGCAGTATGAGATCCTGGCCACACTGGATGGGAAGACCTCGGAGATCTGCCGGGAGATGGACGGGAAGGTCTTTGATATGAAGGACTATGAGGTCGGAGTGACGGCGCCGCCATTTCATCCTAACTGCCGATCAACCACGGTGCCGTATTTTGATGATGAGTTCACGGATGGGGAGGAACGGGCGGCCAGGAATGAGGAAACTGGTGAGACTTATTATGTGCCGGCGAATATGAAGTATCGGGAGTGGGAAAAGAAGTTTGTAGGCATGAATAATGATTCAGGTAAGATGGCATCGATATCCGGTCTAAATTGGAATGATACAAAGCCAAGATTTTTATCAGAAGCAGAAAAAAAGGAATTACTAGAATATGCATCAGAGCATGACATAAAAGTCTTTAATTTAAAGCAGTTTGATGGAGACCCGGATATTTTAAAAGAACAGATAGACTCTTTGGATAAAATGAAAACTGATTTTCCAGAATATATGCCTAAAAAGTTGACAGTGTCATTTTCTGATAAAATGAACGATGATGATTTTGCAGATACCAGGGGAGGAACGATAACATTTAATACCAAGGCATTAAGAGATCGTATGGTCACCGAGAGGAATATGCAAAACTCAGGAATATTTGCTTCAAAGAACACAAGGGATATTGCAATTCATGAATCAGGACATCTTATCGCTTCTGTAAAAGGAGAGAGGGGGCTTGAATTAGCAAGAAAAGCATATTATAATATATACAAAGAAGAAGTAACGATAGATGAAACATTGCTATATTTATCTGAAAATGTATCTCAATATTCAATAACGTATCATGGCTCACGAGAAGATCAGGAGTACCGGTTTAATGCCAAACGGTTTAAAGAAATTATACCAGAGGTTTTAGCTAAAAATAGTGCCGATGATACTGATTTTACGAGAGAATTTCTGAGATTATTGAAGGGGGAAGTCAAGTGA
- a CDS encoding phage portal protein has product MIEYGSETRRINAVVNAGVRTRMTDIRFLEKEIEKWKQSPVRRDMILAERYYQGDHDIQHTPRTVINEKGELEPAKNLPDNRIVDNQYQKAVDQKKNYLLSKPFTVTSKNEEYAEAIKVVLDKRFLRSLKRIAGDSISGGIGYLYPYYNDQGVLQFKRFSNYEVIPFWADEEHTELDCFGRLYQLDGYEGETEKTYEFFELYSRSGVDRYQLDGSHLIPDVMHPSGAHYLVEQHDPDGQHKEVPYNWDRVPLIAFKRNAHEIPLIKCCKGLQDGINLMVSTFENNMCEDARNTILVVVNYDGTNLGEFRKNLSQYGAVKVRNDGSGAGGDVRTLTVEVDAENYRAILEIFKQALIENCKTYDARDARLSGDANQMHIQTIYQDIELDAQDMETEYQAAFEDLLWFVDQYLASTGQGDFEQEEVDITFNRNFLVNESELIDNCVKSVGLLPTKLILQKHPWVEDADEALRMLEEEKQKQMEQMDPYQQAFAGQGKEAGEQGGDGIDGKEES; this is encoded by the coding sequence ATGATAGAATACGGCAGCGAGACGCGGCGGATCAACGCGGTCGTCAACGCAGGGGTAAGGACCAGGATGACGGACATCCGGTTCCTGGAAAAAGAGATCGAGAAATGGAAGCAGTCGCCGGTGCGTCGGGATATGATCCTGGCGGAACGGTACTACCAGGGAGACCACGACATCCAGCATACGCCGCGGACCGTCATCAATGAGAAGGGTGAGTTGGAGCCGGCAAAGAACCTGCCGGATAACCGGATCGTGGATAACCAGTACCAGAAGGCTGTGGACCAGAAGAAGAATTACCTCCTGTCCAAGCCATTCACGGTCACCAGTAAAAATGAGGAGTACGCCGAGGCGATCAAAGTGGTCCTGGATAAGCGGTTCCTTCGTAGTTTAAAGCGGATCGCCGGGGATTCCATAAGCGGAGGGATCGGGTATCTGTACCCTTACTACAATGACCAGGGGGTGCTGCAGTTTAAGCGGTTCAGCAACTACGAGGTGATCCCGTTCTGGGCGGACGAGGAGCACACGGAGCTGGACTGTTTCGGGAGGCTCTACCAGCTGGATGGGTACGAAGGAGAGACAGAAAAGACCTATGAATTTTTTGAGCTGTACTCCAGAAGCGGCGTGGACCGGTACCAGCTTGATGGGAGCCATCTGATCCCGGATGTTATGCATCCTTCCGGCGCCCACTACCTGGTGGAGCAGCATGACCCGGATGGGCAGCATAAAGAGGTGCCATACAACTGGGACCGGGTGCCGCTCATTGCATTCAAGCGCAATGCCCATGAGATCCCGCTGATCAAATGCTGTAAGGGCCTGCAGGACGGCATCAACCTGATGGTCAGTACCTTTGAGAACAACATGTGTGAGGATGCCAGGAACACGATCCTGGTGGTCGTAAACTACGATGGGACAAACCTGGGCGAGTTCCGCAAGAACCTGTCCCAGTATGGCGCAGTGAAAGTGCGCAATGACGGCAGTGGAGCAGGTGGGGACGTGCGGACCCTTACGGTGGAGGTGGATGCAGAGAACTACAGGGCGATCCTGGAGATCTTCAAGCAGGCACTGATCGAGAACTGCAAGACCTATGATGCCAGGGACGCAAGGCTTTCCGGGGATGCCAACCAGATGCATATCCAGACCATTTACCAGGACATCGAGCTGGATGCCCAGGACATGGAGACGGAATACCAGGCGGCGTTTGAGGACCTTCTGTGGTTCGTGGACCAGTATCTGGCCAGCACCGGGCAGGGGGATTTTGAGCAGGAGGAAGTGGACATTACCTTCAACCGGAATTTCCTGGTCAATGAGAGTGAACTGATCGACAACTGTGTGAAATCGGTAGGACTCCTTCCGACGAAGCTGATCCTACAGAAGCACCCGTGGGTGGAGGATGCAGACGAAGCCCTGAGGATGCTGGAGGAGGAAAAACAGAAGCAGATGGAGCAGATGGACCCGTACCAGCAGGCATTTGCGGGGCAGGGGAAGGAAGCCGGGGAGCAGGGCGGTGATGGGATAGATGGCAAAGAAGAATCCTGA
- the terL gene encoding phage terminase large subunit, whose product MDRDMLIRGAKIELARREFFFYCHLKAPDFYKEDRQYLIDLCNAFQDFIQSDDEVMIVNEPPRHGKSRTAGLLVEWVLGNDQTQKIMTGSYNETLSTMFSKNVRNDIQEEKADQDRIVFSDIFPGVRIKQGDGAMNLWSLEGGYNNYLATSPTGTATGFGASLLIIDDLIKNAEEANNELTKEKHWTWFTDTMLSRLEEGGKIIIIMTRWASDDLAGRALEHFKESGAKLRHISMKALLDPEMHEMLCPEVLSYKSYQAKIKAMGADIASANYQQEPIDLKGRLYTSLKTYAGELPQFKEIRNYTDTADTGEDYLCSINYGVTFTNEAYVLDVLYTKEPMETTEPATARLLHKDAVNVSDIESNNGGRGFARNVERILHQELGSNHTVIRWFSQTKNKQARIYSNSAWVMQHIYFPEDWRNRWPEYHDAMIKYQREGKNRHDDAPDATTGIAEKIGAGDVFSFE is encoded by the coding sequence GTGGATAGAGACATGCTTATAAGAGGAGCAAAGATAGAGCTTGCACGGCGCGAGTTCTTTTTTTATTGCCATTTAAAGGCACCGGACTTCTACAAGGAGGACAGGCAGTACCTGATCGACCTCTGCAACGCATTCCAGGATTTTATCCAGTCCGATGATGAGGTGATGATTGTAAATGAACCGCCGCGCCACGGAAAAAGCCGCACGGCCGGCCTGCTGGTCGAATGGGTACTGGGAAATGACCAGACCCAGAAGATCATGACTGGCTCGTACAATGAGACGCTGTCCACCATGTTCTCCAAGAACGTCCGCAACGACATCCAGGAGGAGAAAGCCGACCAGGACCGGATCGTCTTCTCTGACATCTTCCCTGGCGTCCGGATCAAGCAGGGTGACGGTGCCATGAACCTCTGGAGCCTGGAAGGTGGGTACAACAACTATTTAGCAACATCCCCCACCGGTACAGCGACAGGTTTCGGCGCTTCCCTTCTGATCATCGACGACCTTATCAAGAACGCAGAGGAGGCCAACAATGAGCTGACCAAGGAAAAGCACTGGACCTGGTTCACGGATACGATGCTGTCCCGTCTGGAGGAAGGCGGCAAGATCATCATCATCATGACCCGCTGGGCCTCAGATGACCTGGCGGGCCGTGCACTGGAGCATTTCAAAGAATCCGGGGCAAAGCTCCGCCACATCTCCATGAAAGCGCTGCTGGATCCAGAGATGCATGAGATGCTCTGTCCCGAGGTCCTGTCCTATAAGTCCTATCAGGCAAAGATAAAGGCCATGGGTGCAGACATTGCATCTGCCAACTACCAGCAGGAGCCGATCGACCTTAAGGGCAGGCTGTACACCAGCCTGAAAACCTACGCCGGGGAGCTGCCGCAGTTTAAAGAGATCCGCAACTATACCGATACGGCGGATACCGGAGAGGATTATCTCTGCAGCATCAACTATGGTGTAACGTTTACAAATGAGGCCTATGTCCTGGATGTCCTGTATACCAAGGAGCCGATGGAAACCACGGAGCCGGCCACAGCCAGGCTGCTCCATAAGGATGCGGTAAATGTCTCCGACATCGAGTCCAACAATGGCGGCCGCGGCTTCGCCCGGAACGTGGAGCGGATCCTCCATCAGGAGCTGGGGAGCAACCATACGGTCATCCGCTGGTTCAGCCAGACGAAGAACAAGCAGGCGCGGATCTATTCCAATTCCGCCTGGGTGATGCAGCATATCTATTTCCCGGAGGACTGGCGGAACCGCTGGCCGGAATACCATGACGCCATGATAAAGTACCAGAGGGAAGGAAAGAACCGGCACGACGACGCCCCTGATGCAACCACGGGGATCGCGGAAAAGATCGGTGCGGGAGACGTGTTCAGTTTTGAATAA